One stretch of Pseudochaenichthys georgianus unplaced genomic scaffold, fPseGeo1.2 scaffold_1204_arrow_ctg1, whole genome shotgun sequence DNA includes these proteins:
- the LOC117440787 gene encoding seizure 6-like protein, with amino-acid sequence MNFLLLEEEEEEEEEEEEEEVHVSRPLHRGILEDTESPSPASSTLPPSVTLGSTKDSPPESRTSLTGAFLQSVLTQKARLLSQRGDVLPSALPKNLLPLLGRGLSVGPLPGAPELLGRGKPPSAADPGPGGAATTEATHTHSPTLPNTHTHSPELSHTLTHTPELSHTLTHSPELSHTLTHTPELEEGTTGVTILDADPETEAPSSGVQCSLNFSEPEGYIDSSDDPPLPDGDFLQCTYTVTVYTGYGVELQVKSVNLSEGELLSIRGADERGAPLVLANHTLLVEGQVIRSPTNQLSVYYRSAPESSMGLFQLHYQIFRLSCSLPKRPHFGEVSVLDLLPGGVARFHCNMGYNLQGAPQLTCLNASLPVWSGKVPLCRALCGGSVKNASVGRVLSPSPHHGPNAPQDRSCSWALEAPKDQRLHLHLEKLALGPTDRLVLWSGLDAGSVVLFDSGRGGQIPFEGVISEGPAVRIQFITEQPNHTTGFNVRYE; translated from the exons ATACAGAATCCCCCTCCCCCGCCTCCTCCACCCTGCCTCCGTCAGTGACATTAGGAAGCACGAAGGACAGCCCCCCTGAGTCCAGAACCTCCCTCACTGGAGCTTTCCTGCAGTCGGTTCTGACCCAGAAGGCCCGGCTGCTCTCCCAGAGGGGGGACGTGCTGCCCTCCGCTCTGCCCAAGAACCTGCTGCCTCTCCTGGGCAGAGGGCTCAGCGTGGGGCCCCTCCCTGGAGCTCCGGAGCTGCTGGGGAGGGGGAAACCTCCGTCAGCCGCAGATCCAGGACCAGGCGGCGCTGCAACCACCgaggcgacacacacacactcccccacgctgccaaacacacacacacactctcctgagctgtcacacacacttacacacactcctgagctgtcacacacacttacacactctcctgagctgtcacacacacttacacacactccTGAGCTGGAGGAGGGCACCACTGGAGTCACGATTCTGGACGCAGACCCAGAAACAGAGGCTCCATCATCGG GTGTCCAGTGCTCACTGAACTTCTCGGAGCCCGAGGGCTACATCGACTCCTCCGACGACCCCCCCCTCCCCGACGGAGACTTCCTGCAGTGCACCTACACCGTCACCGTCTACACCGGGTACGGAGTGGAGctgcag GTGAAGAGCGTGAACCTGTCGGAGGGCGAGCTGCTGTCGATCCGCGGAGCAGACGAGCGCGGCGCCCCGCTGGTTCTGGCCAATCACACGCTGCTGGTGGAGGGTCAGGTGATCCGCAGCCCGACCAATCAGCTGTCCGTCTACTACCGCTCGGCACCGGAGAGCAGCATGGGCCTCTTCCAGCTGCACTACCAGA TCTTCCGGCTGAGTTGCTCCCTGCCGAAGAGGCCTCACTTCGGGGAGGTGTCGGTGCTCGACCTGCTTCCCGGAGGAGTGGCTCGGTTCCACTGCAACATGGGGTACAACCTGCAGGGGGCGCCGCAGCTCACCTGCCTGAACGCGTCGCTGCCGGTGTGGAGCGGGAAGGTGCCGCTCTGCAGGG CGCTCTGTGGGGGGTCGGTGAAGAACGCCTCAGTGGGCCGGGTCCTCTCCCCCTCCCCTCACCACGGACCCAACGCCCCCCAGGACCGCTCCTGCTCCTGGGCCCTGGAGGCTCCCAAGGACCAGAGGTTGCACCTCCACCTGGAGAAGCTCGCCCTGGGGCCCACtgacag gctgGTTCTGTGGTCCGGTCTGGACGCTGGGTCCGTGGTTCTGTTTGACTCCGGGCGGGGGGGTCAGATCCCGTTTGAGGGCGTCATCAGCGAGGGCCCGGCGGTCAGAATCCAGTTCATCACGGAGCAGCCGAACCACACCACGGGCTTCAACGTGCGATACGAGG